Sequence from the Aerococcus tenax genome:
GATGCATGTAACGGAAGGAATCTTGTTGGAGAACGGTTCGGGTTTGGGTTTCCCCATTGGCTCCTTCATATTCCAAAACTTCGGTGGTATATTTACCAGCCGGAACGATGAATGTTAGTAACCAGGCCACGAGAACAATACCAAAAATAATGACGTAAGTGTGTGGCGTCTGGAAACGCTGTTTTTTCTCAGCGGTTTCATTCATTTTTCTCACTCCTTATTTTATATTTATAAGGTTATTGTACCATGATAGCGCTTTAGGTGATATGTCTTAAAATGAAATTCCTTTTAATTAATGAATAAGGCCATTACGGTCATTTCTTCTTGCTTGAGTCTCTTGGGATTTTTTTAGATAATAAGAACGAGGTGATGATTATGGAGAACTATCGGAATTTTATCAATGGAGAATGGATAGCATCGTCAAGCCAAGAATTAATGCCAGTCATTAATCCGGCGACAGAAGAAGTCATCAATCATGTACAAAAAAGTAACCAGGAGGATGTTGATCAAGCAGTGGCCGCGGCTAAGGCAGCTTTTCCTGATTGGAATGCCTTAAGTGTGGACCAACGTTTAACCTATTTAGAGAGAGTTTATGACGGCTTGAAGAAATATGCCGACCTTTTAGTTAAGACCACGGTCTTAGAACTAGGGGCTTCGGTCAATTTTGCTAAGGATAATCATATTCCTATGGCCATCAAAGAGATGCGTGAATATATGGATTCGGCCGAAGACTTCGATTTTGAAGAAGAAATCGATGGGAGCCGGGTCATTAAGGAAGGCTTCGGCGTGGTGGCCTGCATCACCCCTTGGAATTACCCACTCAATCAAATTCAGCGGAAGGTCACTCCAGCCCTCATTGCTGGAAATACAGTAGTAGTTAAACCGGCTTCCAATACGCCCTTGACCGCCTTGGTCTATGCCAAAGTTTTTGAGGAAGCTGATCTTCCTCATGGCGTCTTTAACTTAGTCACTGGTTCCGGGAGTGAAGTCGGTGACTATCTGGCGGGGCACCCTGATGTGGCGGTGATTTCCTTTACGGGGTCTACTGAAGTCGGCCGAGGTCTCTATGAAAAGGCTGCGCCAAACATTAAGAAATTAATTCTTGAATTAGGTGGCAAGTCGGTCATGCTCTACTTAGCCGGTGGGGATAAGGACTTAGCGGTTAAAAAGTCTATGGATTCGATTTTAAACAACCAGGGTCAAACCTGTTCCGCCTTTACCCGCTTATTAGTGCCTGAAGCTGAACTGGAAGACTTTAAGGAATTGATTGAAGCTTATTACCAAGACCACGTCAAAATCGGTATGCCCGGCGACGGCGAAACCATGGTAGGGCCGATGGTATCGGCTCAACAAAAAGAAACCGTCCTTGACTATATTCAAAAGGGTATTAATGAAGGCGCTGAGCTTTTCTTAGGTGGTCAAGATATCGACCACAGTGGTTTCTATGTCCAACCTACAGTCTTTACCCAGGTAGATAATCAAATGACCATTGCCCAAGAAGAAATTTTTGGTCCGGTCTTATGTGTATTGACCTATAAGGATGAAGAAGAGGCTCTTGCTATCGCTAATGACTCGGCTTATGGTCTATCCGGTTATGTGGTTGGGCCTAAGGAGAAAGCGGTAGCCATGGCTGAACAATTGCGGACAGGAAATGTCTTCGTTAACCATGCTTCTGGGTCTTCCAGGGCACCATTTGGTGGCTATAAAGAATCCGGTCTCGGTCGGGAAAAAGGTCCTTACGGAATTGCCGACTACTTAGAAATTAAGACGATCTTTGTCTAAGGGCTTGCTTCTTTTTCATTTTAGGATTAAACTTTAGGAAAAAATAAAAATAAAGATTGACAATAAATAAATGTCCTTTATAATAACATTAATTTATGAAATCGATGAAGCAAATAAGTAATTAACTCATTCCTGCAAAGCGAGGAACGTTTGGTGCAAGGTTCCCAGGATGACTAATGAAACGTCTTGCTGAGATAGTTAGTCGAAGTTTTGAGATTAACTCGCAGATGTCTGCGTTACCAAACAGAGTTGTCAATAGTTAGTAAGCTATTCGCAAATTAGAGTGGTACCGTGGAAGAAGTCCGCCTCTTAGGAGGTGGGCTTTTTTTGTTGTTTATGAGCCATTCATTGATTGAAGTGATGTTTAGTTATTATAAAGGGAGGTATTTATATGTATCAATGCAAGAAAATGTTTAGTGCGCTGTGTTTGTTTGCTTTGACTCTTTTAATCTTACTTAGTCCAAGCAGTGTTTACGCAGAGGAAAACGAGGGCAAGCAAGTTGCCCAAGACGATCAACTACTTCAGGAAATTAAGGACCGCGGCGTACTTCGCTTTGGTACAGCGAGTGGCTATGCTCCCTTTGAGTTTACCGTCTTAGAAAATGGCCAAAACCGCCTAGTAGGGACGGATGTTTTCCTCGCCCAACAAATTGCTGACGATCTTGGAGTGAAATTAGAAATTGTCGATATGGAATTTGGTTCTCTGATTCCAGCCATGGAGACCGGGTCTGTTGATATGATTATTTCCGGGATGTCCTATACCGAAGAGCGGGATAAAAAAGTGGATTTCTCTGATGTCTACCAGTCCGACCAGCAATATTTTGTGATTAGAAAAGAAGACCAAGATAAAATTAAAGATGTTTCTTACTTTGACCAAGGTGGCAAGATTGGGGTTTCCGATAACACCCTCCAAGATACCTTGGTGACCGAACGGGTTACCAGTGCTGAAAAAGTAGCCATGCGGAAGTCGGCTGATGCTGTCGCTGCCCTAATGGCTAACCAGGTGGATGCCGTGCTCCTCGATGAATCGGTAGCCAAGGCCTTTGCTGCTGAACATGGGGAACTTTTAACTATTCCTTCTGGTTTAGATGTAAGCTCTGATGGTAAGTCGGTGGCTATCCCTAATAACCAACCCACCTTCTTAGCAGAAATTAATAAAACGGTGAATGCCTGTGTAGAATCGGGACAAATGGATCAATGGATGGAAGAATCCTATGACTTGATCCGGCAAAGTCAAAAGTCGAACTGGTTGAGCTACTGGCCTTACTTCTATGATGGGATAAAAGTCACCCTGTTGATTTCAGTAGTGGCCATTTTAGCTGGGATTGTTTTGGGCTTGATCATCGTCTTGATGAGAATTTCAAACTTACCTGTCCTGCCTCAGCTGGCTAGTGCCTATGTTGAGTTTATTCGGGGAACCCCTTTAATGGTTCAAGTTCTCTTCGTTTTCTTGAGTGTCGGAGCTTTGTTCTCCTTATCTTCCCTGCTATCAGGGATTATCGCAGTTTCCCTAAACGCTGCGGCCTATATTTCAGAAATATTTAGGGGCGGGATTCTTTCCGTTGACCGGGGGCAAGTAGAAGCTGCCCGTTCCTTGGGACTCAATTACTGGACCACCATGAAGAAGGTCGTCTTCCCACAATCCTTACGTCCAGTCTGGCCGTCTTTAGTGAATGAAGCGGCGACCTTAATTAAGGATTCTTCCATTGTTTCTACGATTGGGGTAGCGGAATTAACCTTCCAAACCCGGGCGGTGACCAGCTTAACCTATCAGGGGACGATTCCTCTATTTATTTCGATGTGTTGTTACTTTGTCCTTACTTTTGTGACTTCGATGGCTTTACGTTTATATGAGAATAAGATGCAAGCGAAAGTATAAAGTCGATGAGGAACGCTTGAATACAAAAAATATAGAAAAGGTTGTGTTAAAATGGCACTTTGGTCCAATACTTATCATCAAGCCATGGCTGAGTCAGCCTACCAGTTAAATCAATCCTTGGCTATTGACTTGCGGTTACTTCCTGCAGATCTTGAGGCTAGCCAAGCCCATGCCAAAATGTTAGGTCAACAAGGGATTATTGCTAAAGAAGAAGCGGAAGCTTTAGTAGCAAGTCTAGGGGATATGCAAAAAGAATATGCCCAAGGAGAACTCACTATTGATCCTAATTCAGAAGATATTCATAGTTTTATTGAAAGTGAACTCACCAAACGCTTAGGTGATATCGGTAAGAAAGTCCATACTGGACGGAGCCGTAATGACCAAGTCGCCACAGCCATGAAAATTTATGCGCGCACAGCGGTTGATGAATTATTAGATCAATTGGACCAAGTGGTAGAGGCCTTTTGTCAGGAAGCAGGACAACACCTAGAAACCATCATGCCTGGCTACACCCACTTGCAAAGAGCCCAAGCGGTTACTTATGGTCATTACTTGATGGCCTATGTGGAGATGTTTATGCGCGACTATGAGCGTTTAATGGATGCCCAAAAGCGGATCAACCATTCCATGCCTTTAGGGGCAGGCGCCTTAGCGACAACCACTTTTCCCTTGGACCGGCAATTAACTACTGAGTTATTAGCTTTTGATGCTTATGCCGGTAATAGTATCGATGCGGTTTCCGACCGGGACTATAGTATTGAATTACTGAGTGCCTTGGCCTTGATTAGTATGCACCTGAGCCGGTATAGTGAAGAAATGATCTTATGGGCCAGCCAAGAGTTCCAATTGATTGTAGTGGATGACCGCTTTTCTACGGGGTCATCGATTATGCCTCAGAAGAAGAACTTGGATATCCATGAATTAATGCGGGGCAAGGCTGGCCGGGTCTATGGCGACTTGATGGCGGTCTTAACCATCATGAAGGGCATCCCGCTCGCCTATGATAAGGATTTACAAGAAGAAAAGGAAAGGCTCTTCGATGCCATTGATACAGTCCAAGCCTTACTTAACTTACTGCCAGCCATCTTGGATGCCACCCATCCTCAGGTGGAAAACATGTACCAAGCCGCGGGTAAGGGTTATTTAAATGCCACTGACTGTGCCGACTACCTGAGCGCTAAGGGCTTACCCTTCCGTGATGCTTATCGCCAAGTTGGGGATATTTTAAAGTATTGTCATGAAACGGATAAAACTTTAGAGGAACTCTCCTTAGAAGAGTACCAATCCTTTAATGATTTATTTGAAGCCGATATCTACCAAGCCATTGATTTGAAACATGGGGTTTATGCCCGTCAGGTGGCTGGTGGACCAGCTCCAGACCAGGTCAAAGAACATATTGCCCAAGTGAAAGAACGTCTGAAAAACTATCAAAATAAGAGAAAAGAAGGGAAGAATGAAAAATGTCATTGATGAAGAAATTGAATCATTGCTTTTTAGCTGTTTTACTGATGCTAACGACCCTATCCGGTCTCTTAGCCCCACAAGTCTATGGTGAGGAAGACCAAGGCCAGGCCCCTAGCGAGAATTCACTCCTCCAAAGCATAAAAGACCGTGGTGAACTTCGAATGGGGGTTAGTCCTGACTATCCACCTTTTGAATTTATTACCATGAAAGACGGCCAACAAACCGTGGCCGGAGCGGATATTGAATTAGGACAAAAAATTGCCGATGACCTCGGGGTTAAATTAAATGTGGTGACTATGGAATTCTCTAGTCTCCTATCTTCCATGGAAGCGGGGAATATCGATATTATCATTTCTGGGATGGGGTATACTGAAGAAAGAGCTAAGTCGGTTGACTTCTCTGATGGTTACCAAAATGATGAACAAGCCATTATTATCCGTAAAGACGATGCCGAAAAGATCCATGATAAAGATTCCTTCACCCCCGATATGACGGTAGGTTACCAACAAGGATCGATTCAAGAAGGGCTAGCCAATGAACAAATGGCTCATGTGGGTAAGCACGCTATGCAACAACTCCCTGATTTAATTTCTGCCTTACTGACGGGGCAAATTGATGGGGTTATTATCGACTCTGGTGTGGGGGGTGCCCACGTTCGCGCCCATGAAGATGCTCTAGAGATGATCAATGGTCACTTTAAATTAGAAGACGATAACTCTAAACGGGTAGTTATGCCCAAAAACCAACCTGATCTACAAGCCGCTATCAACCAAAGTGTCCAAGAAGTCAAAGACCAAGGGTTGATGGACCAATGGCTAGATGAATCTTATGATTTGATTATTAGTGAAGGTCAAGAACAAGCTGAACAAGGGGTTGACTGGTTATCCTATTGGCCTTATTACTGGAACGGCATTAAAATGACCCTGCTGATTTCAGCGGTCAGTGTGGTCTTTGGCTTAACCCTAGGGGCTATCTTAGCTGTTATGCGCCTGACTGAGAACAAAATTTTATCCGGTATTGCTATGGCCTATGTTGAATTCATTCGGGGGACGCCTTTAATGATCCAAGTCCTCTTCATGTTCTTAGGAATCGGTGGATTATTTAACGTACCTGCCTTGCTTTCAGCCTTGATTGCGGTGTCCTTAAACTCGGGGGCTTATATTAGTGAGATTATCCGTGGGGGGATCCAAGCGGTTGATAAGGGGCAAACTGAAGCCGCACGTTCCCTTGGCTTAGACCGTTTGACCACCCTGAAGAAGGTTATCTTCCCACAATCTTTACGGTCAATTTGGCCAGCCTTGGGGAATGAATTTGTGACCTTGATTAAGGAGTCATCCATTGTATCGACTATCGGTATTGCTGAATTAACCTTCCAAACCCGGGCGGTTACCAGCATTACCTATCAAGGGATTATTCCATTGTTGATTTCTATGGTAATTTACTTTATCTTGACCTTTACCTTAACCAAGTTCTTGAACCGTTGGGAAAAACAAATGAATGCCAAATATGCTTAGATTGGCTGAATAATAGCTATGTAAAAAAGCCACTTACTGCTTCCTTGAAGGGAAGGGGGTAAGTGGCTTTTTATGAGGCGAATGTTTTAGTAGCCTTTCTTTTTATCTAGGCGGTTGATACTTGGATAGTTACCGCTTAGGTAAGCTTGGTAGTTTTGATAGAAAATCTTAAAAATAGCATCACGGAAGTGCTCTACCCGACCAGAGGCATGGGGTGTGATTAAGAGGTTTTTAGTTCGCCATAGGGGACTGTCTTCCCTTAAGGGTTCCTCTTGAAAGACATCCAGATAGGCTCCGGCGATCTTTTCTTCTTCCAGGGCGGCTTGGAGGTCAGCCTCTACGACAGCATTGCCGCGGCCCACATTGATGAAATAGCTATTGGTTTTCATCTGCTTAAAGAAGTTCTGGTTAAAGATATTTTCAGTCTCTGCTGTTGCCGGAAGGGTATTAATAATGATATCCATTTGGCCAAGCTGTTCGGTCACACTCGTTTGGGTGTAGGTATTTTGGAAATGTTCTACCGGTCTCCCTGAGGTATTAACTCCGTAGCAGCTTAAACCAAAAGCTTGGCCAATCCGGGCAATTTCACTGGCTA
This genomic interval carries:
- a CDS encoding aldehyde dehydrogenase family protein, whose amino-acid sequence is MENYRNFINGEWIASSSQELMPVINPATEEVINHVQKSNQEDVDQAVAAAKAAFPDWNALSVDQRLTYLERVYDGLKKYADLLVKTTVLELGASVNFAKDNHIPMAIKEMREYMDSAEDFDFEEEIDGSRVIKEGFGVVACITPWNYPLNQIQRKVTPALIAGNTVVVKPASNTPLTALVYAKVFEEADLPHGVFNLVTGSGSEVGDYLAGHPDVAVISFTGSTEVGRGLYEKAAPNIKKLILELGGKSVMLYLAGGDKDLAVKKSMDSILNNQGQTCSAFTRLLVPEAELEDFKELIEAYYQDHVKIGMPGDGETMVGPMVSAQQKETVLDYIQKGINEGAELFLGGQDIDHSGFYVQPTVFTQVDNQMTIAQEEIFGPVLCVLTYKDEEEALAIANDSAYGLSGYVVGPKEKAVAMAEQLRTGNVFVNHASGSSRAPFGGYKESGLGREKGPYGIADYLEIKTIFV
- a CDS encoding ABC transporter substrate-binding protein/permease, with product MYQCKKMFSALCLFALTLLILLSPSSVYAEENEGKQVAQDDQLLQEIKDRGVLRFGTASGYAPFEFTVLENGQNRLVGTDVFLAQQIADDLGVKLEIVDMEFGSLIPAMETGSVDMIISGMSYTEERDKKVDFSDVYQSDQQYFVIRKEDQDKIKDVSYFDQGGKIGVSDNTLQDTLVTERVTSAEKVAMRKSADAVAALMANQVDAVLLDESVAKAFAAEHGELLTIPSGLDVSSDGKSVAIPNNQPTFLAEINKTVNACVESGQMDQWMEESYDLIRQSQKSNWLSYWPYFYDGIKVTLLISVVAILAGIVLGLIIVLMRISNLPVLPQLASAYVEFIRGTPLMVQVLFVFLSVGALFSLSSLLSGIIAVSLNAAAYISEIFRGGILSVDRGQVEAARSLGLNYWTTMKKVVFPQSLRPVWPSLVNEAATLIKDSSIVSTIGVAELTFQTRAVTSLTYQGTIPLFISMCCYFVLTFVTSMALRLYENKMQAKV
- the argH gene encoding argininosuccinate lyase; the encoded protein is MALWSNTYHQAMAESAYQLNQSLAIDLRLLPADLEASQAHAKMLGQQGIIAKEEAEALVASLGDMQKEYAQGELTIDPNSEDIHSFIESELTKRLGDIGKKVHTGRSRNDQVATAMKIYARTAVDELLDQLDQVVEAFCQEAGQHLETIMPGYTHLQRAQAVTYGHYLMAYVEMFMRDYERLMDAQKRINHSMPLGAGALATTTFPLDRQLTTELLAFDAYAGNSIDAVSDRDYSIELLSALALISMHLSRYSEEMILWASQEFQLIVVDDRFSTGSSIMPQKKNLDIHELMRGKAGRVYGDLMAVLTIMKGIPLAYDKDLQEEKERLFDAIDTVQALLNLLPAILDATHPQVENMYQAAGKGYLNATDCADYLSAKGLPFRDAYRQVGDILKYCHETDKTLEELSLEEYQSFNDLFEADIYQAIDLKHGVYARQVAGGPAPDQVKEHIAQVKERLKNYQNKRKEGKNEKCH
- a CDS encoding ABC transporter substrate-binding protein/permease: MSLMKKLNHCFLAVLLMLTTLSGLLAPQVYGEEDQGQAPSENSLLQSIKDRGELRMGVSPDYPPFEFITMKDGQQTVAGADIELGQKIADDLGVKLNVVTMEFSSLLSSMEAGNIDIIISGMGYTEERAKSVDFSDGYQNDEQAIIIRKDDAEKIHDKDSFTPDMTVGYQQGSIQEGLANEQMAHVGKHAMQQLPDLISALLTGQIDGVIIDSGVGGAHVRAHEDALEMINGHFKLEDDNSKRVVMPKNQPDLQAAINQSVQEVKDQGLMDQWLDESYDLIISEGQEQAEQGVDWLSYWPYYWNGIKMTLLISAVSVVFGLTLGAILAVMRLTENKILSGIAMAYVEFIRGTPLMIQVLFMFLGIGGLFNVPALLSALIAVSLNSGAYISEIIRGGIQAVDKGQTEAARSLGLDRLTTLKKVIFPQSLRSIWPALGNEFVTLIKESSIVSTIGIAELTFQTRAVTSITYQGIIPLLISMVIYFILTFTLTKFLNRWEKQMNAKYA
- a CDS encoding NAD(P)-dependent oxidoreductase translates to MPKPILYLGTQYKGQARGQLAELSDRYQIKDKNQLEASDYAQIEIFFGSDLDTLRAIYQGEDRHLAWLQLDTAGADYLPQEVMADPKVTVTTVSGIHAPSIAESIYGYLLGVFHQLFIYHGQQEENNWHRYEHVKNLAGKKALLYGTGHLASEIARIGQAFGLSCYGVNTSGRPVEHFQNTYTQTSVTEQLGQMDIIINTLPATAETENIFNQNFFKQMKTNSYFINVGRGNAVVEADLQAALEEEKIAGAYLDVFQEEPLREDSPLWRTKNLLITPHASGRVEHFRDAIFKIFYQNYQAYLSGNYPSINRLDKKKGY